A DNA window from Gemmatimonadaceae bacterium contains the following coding sequences:
- a CDS encoding ABC transporter ATP-binding protein — MSALIAFVRALWREHRRPMTLVAVLTVVVMLTEGIGLLLLVLVLRGAGVDAGAGSGAAGLADRLLGALGVPATLEAALAVVVVLVALRAAAQWMLAQEQARLESTLVASLRTRLFAAVVRMPWARFTGERPGAVMHAVGPQVDDVHSALVMVLQGASLAATLAAGTAAALALSPLLFVAVVSSGLLVLAVARVLRAPGRVEGEDLLRASEDVFARLSEFLGGLKMLHAHDAGRAAVDTVRRETDLWARLTRRVAARRAGVSFALAVATALGLAALVVLAVRTSVIAAAPLLVLLAVCARLVPRLADLQSLFSHLQQCLASYDSVQRLLQRCEEAAAQAPLEPVSADAPPDVPPLVELRGVRFRYPGAAADAVRGVDLTLEAGAITVVTGESGSGKTTIGDLVLGLLRPTAGDVLVDGRPLRTWSPEAWRGMIGYLAQEPMLLHGTIRENLLLARATATDAEMRGALAAAACDFVDALPRGLDAAIGERGVQLSGGERQRIALARALLRAPRLLVLDEATSALDFETEARVLASVASLRGRCTVLLIAHRAGPQAIADRVVALA, encoded by the coding sequence ATGAGCGCACTGATCGCGTTCGTGCGCGCGCTGTGGCGCGAGCATCGCCGGCCGATGACCCTCGTGGCGGTGCTGACCGTGGTAGTGATGCTCACTGAGGGGATCGGCTTGTTGCTGCTGGTGCTGGTGCTGCGCGGCGCGGGCGTTGACGCCGGCGCCGGCAGCGGAGCTGCGGGGCTGGCCGATCGCCTGCTCGGAGCGCTGGGCGTGCCCGCAACGCTCGAGGCGGCCCTGGCCGTCGTGGTGGTGCTCGTCGCGCTGCGCGCGGCGGCGCAGTGGATGCTGGCGCAGGAACAGGCGCGGCTCGAATCCACCCTCGTCGCGTCGCTGCGCACGCGGCTGTTTGCCGCCGTCGTCCGAATGCCGTGGGCGCGTTTCACAGGGGAGCGTCCCGGCGCGGTGATGCACGCGGTGGGCCCGCAGGTGGATGACGTGCACAGCGCGCTCGTGATGGTGCTGCAGGGGGCTTCGCTGGCCGCCACCCTTGCCGCGGGCACGGCCGCGGCGCTGGCGCTCTCGCCGCTCCTCTTCGTGGCGGTCGTGTCCAGCGGATTGCTGGTGCTGGCGGTGGCGCGGGTGCTGCGCGCGCCGGGACGCGTCGAGGGTGAGGACCTTCTGCGCGCCTCCGAGGACGTCTTCGCGCGGCTCAGCGAATTTCTTGGCGGGCTCAAGATGCTGCACGCGCATGACGCCGGCCGCGCGGCGGTGGACACGGTGCGTCGCGAAACCGACCTCTGGGCACGGCTGACGCGTCGGGTGGCGGCGCGTCGCGCCGGGGTGTCGTTCGCGCTCGCGGTGGCCACGGCGCTGGGACTCGCCGCGCTCGTCGTGCTGGCCGTGCGCACGTCCGTCATTGCCGCGGCGCCGCTGCTCGTCCTGCTCGCCGTCTGCGCGCGCCTCGTCCCGCGGCTCGCGGACCTGCAATCGCTGTTCAGCCATCTGCAGCAGTGCCTCGCGTCGTACGATTCGGTGCAGCGGCTCCTGCAGCGCTGCGAGGAGGCGGCAGCGCAGGCGCCGCTGGAACCCGTGTCTGCCGACGCGCCGCCCGACGTTCCGCCGCTGGTGGAACTGCGCGGCGTGCGGTTCCGCTATCCCGGTGCCGCGGCAGACGCGGTGCGCGGCGTGGATCTCACCCTCGAGGCCGGCGCGATCACGGTGGTGACCGGCGAATCGGGATCGGGCAAGACCACCATCGGGGATCTCGTGCTCGGCCTGCTCCGGCCAACCGCGGGCGACGTGCTCGTGGACGGGCGCCCGCTGCGCACGTGGTCGCCCGAGGCGTGGCGGGGGATGATCGGCTACCTGGCGCAGGAGCCGATGCTCCTGCACGGCACGATTCGCGAAAACCTCCTCCTGGCGCGCGCGACGGCCACCGACGCCGAGATGCGGGGGGCGCTGGCGGCCGCCGCCTGCGACTTCGTGGACGCGCTGCCGCGTGGCCTCGACGCGGCGATCGGCGAGCGCGGCGTGCAACTGAGCGGCGGGGAGCGCCAGCGCATTGCGCTCGCGCGCGCGCTGCTGCGCGCCCCACGCCTGCTCGTGCTCGATGAAGCGACCAGCGCGCTCGATTTTGAGACCGAGGCTCGCGTGCTCGCGTCGGTGGCGTCGCTGCGAGGACGCTGCACCGTGCTGCTCATTGCGCATCGCGCGGGGCCGCAGGCGATCGCCGACCGCGTGGTGGCGCTCGCCTGA